In Uranotaenia lowii strain MFRU-FL chromosome 2, ASM2978415v1, whole genome shotgun sequence, one genomic interval encodes:
- the LOC129743261 gene encoding uncharacterized protein LOC129743261, translating into MTSEASSTAQEVTRSTGTIPKKVQGALSMSCIGVSCLFPGSTAGMLQCSRCAIWFHLRCVNASDDAIKRAWTCKTCSKLVFKIPGNQPTPRNVSSSLCQVCGGPETNEMVQCDFCDLWHHFQCVGVTEDIANISWKCANCEAANITEHIYYAFAYSQMHEPVATRTRLGWIVYGGGETNNHNFSGYHGVHMCQCIGNQNDMLLQAMRDYFSIDGLGITKSTTLIESNDDRRAREILKSFKRRDDGRFEGRLLWKYDKFRLPNSKTQALRRYECLEIRMKKDASLANVLREKIQDYVSKGYIRKLNADEIERDDQRVWYLPIFPVVNINKPNKIRIVWDAAAKSHGTALNSLLLKGPDQNTSLVDVLIRFRQHRIAVCGDIREMFHQVMVSKEDQHFQRFLWKENPSDTSPSTYVMQVLTFGACCSPSIAQYVKNVNAGEFAGQYPLAAAAIIENHYVDDMLVSVESEQEAIRLANEVRFVHEQAGFEMRNWISNSTDVLTALNQPNTLNKSLNLDSELTTEKVLGMWWCTSTDSFTYRLSKRHDDELLAGNRIPTKREVLRTLMSVFDPLGFLSNLLIHLKIILQQTWRTSIGWDEQIPKNIFDRWLEWIAVLPKVKEIRIPRCFRAEVSSGLDTNVQLHTFVDASELGYAAVVYLRFKQHDKIECVIVAAKSRVAPLKFLSIPRMELEAALIGARLANSICKAWNLNINQRYFWSDSRDVLCWIRSDHRRYSNYVGHRVSEILDLTLMSEWRWIPTDENVADEGTKYQRSPELKNDSRWLNGPEFLKEDEPTWPIERVVTKPTQEELKASIYHHIHLHQVKVELFEAKRFRSWNHLRRTAAWVRRYLINRNNQAHNKPIFLGPLTGQEIHKAELVLFKQAQLEKFSEEITILSDGNVSRKPLPKSSSIYALWPFLDEHRVLRARTRIGACKMASMDAKHPIILPKISHITNLIVHHYHVRFYHRNHRTVLNELRQRFRIVPRLASILWQVRTNCQICKNLRAVPQPPPMSDLPITRLAAFSRPFSFVGVDYFGPINVTVRRSSEKRWGVLITCLTVRAIHIEIAYSLSAQSCIMALRNFMGRRGVPIEIFSDRGTNMVGASKELLTALNLMDQNLVIQEISSPNTTWSFIPPASPHMGGSWERMIQSVKRNLNQIKPRHQLSDEVLKNLLIEIENVVNSRPLTNLPLDNDSSPVLTPNHFLLGSSNGLKPATSFDDSNQALRNTWQTSQIEANVFWKRWIRDYLPDLTKTTKWIDPSKSIRVDDVVLVVDPNLPRNCWPLGRVISATPGKDGEVREAVVQTTNGIYERPAVKLAVLDVRRDVEVDPLSLLTNKNTAIGDENN; encoded by the exons ATGACGTCGGAAGCTTCATCCACGGCACAGGAGGTAACTAGAAGCACTGGAACAATTCCAAAGAAGGTTCAAGGAGCTCTGTCCATGTCATGCATCGGTGTTTCCTGCTTGTTTCCCGGGTCTACTGCTGGAATGCTACAATGCAGCAGGTGCGCTATTTGGTTTCATTTAAGATGCGTCAACGCTTCGGACGACGCTATCAAGCGAGCCTGGACGTGCAAGACTTGTTCCAAACTCGTCTTCAAAATTCCTGGTAACCAACCTACTCCGAGGAACGTATCATCTAGCCTTTGTCAAGTCTGCGGCGGCCCAGAAACAAACGAAATGGTGCAGTGCGACTTTTGTGATTTGTGGCACCACTTCCAATGCGTGGGTGTCACGGAAGATATCGCTAACATCAGTTGGAAATGTGCCAACTGCGAAGCTGCAAACATTACCGAACACATC TACTATGCCTTCGCTTATAGCCAGATGCACGAGCCAGTCGCGACTAGGACTCGTTTAGGGTGGATTGTATACGGAGGAGGCGAAACGAATAATCACAATTTCTCTGGTTACCACGGTGTGCATATGTGCCAGTGCATAGGCAATCAAAATGACATGCTTCTTCAGGCCATGCGCGATTATTTTTCTATAGACGGATTGGGAATCACAAAGTCAACAACCCTGATTGAATCAAACGATGACCGTAGAGCCCGGGAGATTTTAAAGAGCTTCAAACGAAGAGATGATGGACGTTTTGAAGGCCGATTGCTTTGGAAGTACGATAAATTTAGACTACCAAACAGTAAAACACAAGCACTGCGCCGATACGAATGCCTGGAAATTAGAATGAAGAAAGACGCCTCACTCGCAAATGTTCTACGTGAGAAAATTCAAGACTATGTTTCAAAGGGTTACATACGGAAGCTCAACGCAGACGAAATTGAAAGAGATGATCAACGAGTGTGGTACCTCCCAATCTTCCCAGTAGTTAACATCAACAAACCGAACAAAATCCGTATCGTGTGGGACGCAGCAGCTAAGAGTCATGGAACCGCTTTGAACTCCCTCCTCTTAAAAGGTCCAGACCAAAACACATCACTTGTCGACGTTCTAATCAGATTTCGTCAGCATCGAATCGCAGTATGTGGTGACATTAGGGAAATGTTCCACCAGGTAATGGTGTCTAAAGAAGATCAACATTTCCAAAGATTTCTTTGGAAGGAAAACCCTAGTGATACCAGTCCCAGCACATATGTCATGCAAGTTCTTACCTTCGGAGCATGCTGTTCTCCGAGTATTGCACAATACGTCAAGAACGTCAACGCCGGAGAGTTCGCAGGTCAATATCccctagcagcagcagccataaTCGAAAACCATTACGTGGATGATATGCTGGTGAGTGTAGAAAGCGAACAGGAGGCTATTCGATTGGCAAATGAAGTTCGTTTCGTTCATGAACAAGCCGGGTTCGAAATGCGAAATTGGATTTCCAACTCCACAGATGTTTTGACCGCTTTGAATCAACCGAACACTTTAAACAAGAGTCTAAATCTTGATTCTGAGTTGACTACGGAGAAGGTTCTAGGCATGTGGTGGTGTACTTCTACGGACAGTTTTACTTACCGTTTATCAAAAAGGCACGACGACGAACTTCTTGCAGGCAACCGCATTCCCACAAAGAGGGAAGTACTACGAACGCTCATGTCTGTGTTTGACCCACTAGGATTCCTATCAAATTTGCTAATTCATTTGAAGATCATTCTACAACAGACCTGGAGAACATCGATTGGGTGGGATGAACAGATCCCGAAGAACATCTTTGATCGTTGGCTGGAATGGATAGCGGTTTTACCAAAGGTCAAGGAAATACGTATTCCTAGGTGCTTCCGCGCTGAGGTCTCATCGGGGTTAGATACAAACGTCCAACTACACACGTTCGTCGATGCAAGTGAACTTGGATATGCAGCGGTAGTCTACCTACGTTTCAAGCAACACGACAAAATAGAATGCGTCATTGTAGCAGCTAAATCTCGCGTAGCTCCACTTAAGTTTCTATCGATCCCGAGAATGGAGCTTGAAGCTGCACTTATAGGGGCAAGGCTAGCCAATTCGATATGCAAAGCATGGAATTTGAACATCAATCAGCGGTACTTTTGGAGCGACTCCAGGGATGTGTTGTGTTGGATTAGGTCAGATCATCGCCGTTACTCCAACTACGTCGGACATCGCGTCAGCGAAATACTGGACTTAACCCTAATGTCAGAATGGAGGTGGATACCAACAGATGAAAATGTTGCAGATGAAGGTACCAAATATCAAAGGTCACCAGAGCTGAAAAATGATAGCCGCTGGCTGAATGGCCCAGAATTTTTGAAGGAAGACGAGCCAACGTGGCCGATCGAGAGAGTAGTTACCAAGCCGACACAAGAAGAATTGAAAGCATCCATTTACCATCACATACATTTACACCAAGTGAAAGTAGAATTATTCGAAGCGAAACGATTCAGAAGCTGGAACCACCTAAGACGAACAGCAGCATGGGTTCGAAGATACCTCATCAACCGTAACAATCAGGCACACAATAAACCCATCTTTCTTGGTCCTCTCACCGGTCAAGAAATTCACAAAGCAGAATTAGTTCTTTTCAAACAAGCACAGCTTGAAAAGTTCTCTGAAGAAATTACTATCTTGTCAGATGGTAACGTTTCCCGAAAACCTTTACCAAAATCAAGTTCCATTTATGCACTTTGGCCGTTTCTAGATGAACATAGGGTACTAAGAGCCAGAACGCGAATCGGAGCATGCAAAATGGCTAGCATGGATGCCAAGCATCCCATAATCCTCCCGAAAATAAGTCATATTACCAACCTTATAGTTCACCATTACCACGTACGTTTTTATCACCGCAACCATCGCACCGTATTGAACGAGCTAAGACAACGTTTTCGTATAGTACCCCGACTCGCTAGCATACTCTGGCAGGTACGAACaaactgtcaaatttgtaaaaatttacgaGCCGTTCCACAACCACCTCCGATGAGCGATCTCCCGATAACTAGATTGGCAGCATTTTCCAGACCGTTCTCGTTTGTTGGAGTAGATTACTTCGGTCCTATTAATGTCACTGTAAGGCGTAGTTCGGAAAAGCGTTGGGGTGTGCTAATAACTTGTTTAACAGTACGGGCGATCCATATTGAAATAGCCTACTCACTGTCTGCACAATCCTGTATTATGGCTCTGAGGAATTTTATGGGGAGGAGAGGAGTTCCCATTGAAATATTTAGTGATCGTGGTACCAACATGGTAGGTGCAAGTAAGGAGCTTTTAACAGCTCTTAATTTAATGGATCAGAATTTAGTCATCCAAGAAATATCGAGCCCGAATACAACATGGTCATTCATTCCTCCCGCTTCGCCGCATATGGGTGGATCATGGGAGAGAATGATCCAATCTGTGAAAAGGAATCTTAATCAGATAAAGCCACGCCATCAGCTTTCAGATGAAGttctcaaaaaccttttgatTGAGATCGAAAATGTTGTCAACTCCAGACCACTGACTAATTTGCCATTAGACAACGATAGTTCGCCAGTTTTGACTCCTAATCACTTTCTTCTGGGATCATCAAACGGGTTGAAGCCTGCAACTTCTTTCGACGATAGCAACCAGGCTTTAAGAAATACTTGGCAAACATCTCAAATCGAGGCGAACGTTTTCTGGAAACGCTGGATTCGAGATTATCTACCAGACCTCACCAAAACAACGAAATGGATAGATCCGAGCAAATCGATCAGAGTGGATGATGTGGTCCTTGTTGTTGACCCCAACCTACCACGCAACTGCTGGCCTCTTGGCAGAGTGATTTCGGCTACTCCTGGTAAAGACGGCGAAGTACGAGAAGCAGTAGTCCAAACTACAAACGGGATTTATGAGCGACCGGCTGTAAAGCTAGCAGTACTTGATGTTCGACGCGATGTAGAG